Within the Arthrobacter sp. V1I7 genome, the region ACCAGAACGGCCACAACCCGGTTCCGCCGGCGGAAGAGCCAGCTCACCACGGCGGCCACGGGCATCACGCCTAACCCACAGACGTCGGTGGCCGGACGGCCGGCCGATGTCAACACCAAGATCTACGCTCTCGAGCGCAAAAGGACCCATCATGCCTCGTTTTACCCGACTCACACCCGCCACAGCAGTTGGCGCCTCCCGTGGTCTGCTCTCCGACCTGGTCTCCCGTCATGGCCAGGTCGGTGGCATGGTCTCGATGATGGCGCACTCCCCCGCAGTCCTGGGCGGCTACCTTGAACTCAGCCGGGCGATGAAGCGCGCCAAGCTCAACCGCAAGCTCAGTGAGCGGATCTCTATCGCGGTCCAGGTCCAGCAAGGCTGTGGACAGTGCCTTGACTCGCACGTGAACGCCGCCCGCGCCCTGGGAATCGACGAGGACGAGATCGAATGCGCCCGCGCAGGCACCTCGGCCGATCCCGCGATGGCGGCGATCATCACGCTGGCGCTCCAGATCTACCGTGAACCAACGACAATCACCGACGAGCAGATCAACGCACTGCGCGGCCACGGCTACAGCGACCGGGAGATCGCCGACGTCGTCGGCATCGTCTCCCTCAACATCCTCACCGGCGCTTTCAACCTCGTTGCCGGGCTTAGACAACTTCCCCAACCGGTCCCCTAGGGACCATTGACCCCACCTCGGGGGCGCGCCTCAGGCAAGGCCACCCCCTCTTGCATGGATGAAAGGAACACCATGCGTTTGTTCGCAATCCGCGACTACCGCCATCTATTCAGCGCCCAGGTGATCGCCCTGTTTGGCACCGGGCTGGCGACTGTAGCCCTGGGCCTGCTCGCCTACGAGCTTGCCGGCCCGCGCGCCGGGGCCGTTCTTGCTACCGCCCTGACGATCAAGATGGTCCTGTACGTCCTCATCGCCCCTCTCGCTGCTGCCTACGTCGATCGACTCCCGAGGCGAGCGTTCCTTGTCATCCTGGACGTGGTGCGTGCCGCAGTGGTTCTCGCGCTGCCGTTCGTCACCGAGGCCTGGCAGATCTACGTCCTGATCGGCCTGCTCCAGTCAGCTTCCGCGGCGTTCA harbors:
- a CDS encoding carboxymuconolactone decarboxylase family protein; translated protein: MPRFTRLTPATAVGASRGLLSDLVSRHGQVGGMVSMMAHSPAVLGGYLELSRAMKRAKLNRKLSERISIAVQVQQGCGQCLDSHVNAARALGIDEDEIECARAGTSADPAMAAIITLALQIYREPTTITDEQINALRGHGYSDREIADVVGIVSLNILTGAFNLVAGLRQLPQPVP